One Paraburkholderia phytofirmans OLGA172 genomic window carries:
- a CDS encoding metallophosphoesterase, with amino-acid sequence MKIRVLSDLHLENDEPELIPHAQADLIVLAGDIHNHAAGPRWAAQTFDGAVPVVYVPGNHEYYDGEFGALETALYDAAAQVDNVHVLNNAALVDPQGRWRVLGTTLWTDFALYGADPDTLAESIGAARRVMLDFRGLIQMNWPHDTQDSPRDFTPDDSIALHRRARAWLESELARPFDGKTIVVTHHAPHRLSLAKRYAEDLVSAGFVNHLPELVRSPVALWIHGHTHTPFDYTVNGTRVICNPRGYLDRRTRRLENPQFAWDKVVEI; translated from the coding sequence GTGAAGATTCGAGTGCTGTCCGATTTGCATCTGGAGAACGACGAGCCCGAGCTGATCCCGCATGCGCAGGCGGATCTGATCGTGCTGGCCGGCGACATCCACAATCACGCGGCCGGCCCGCGCTGGGCCGCGCAAACCTTCGACGGCGCCGTGCCGGTGGTCTACGTGCCCGGCAATCACGAGTACTACGACGGCGAATTCGGCGCGCTCGAAACCGCCCTCTACGACGCAGCCGCGCAAGTCGACAACGTGCATGTGTTGAACAACGCCGCGCTGGTCGACCCGCAAGGCCGCTGGCGCGTGCTCGGCACCACCTTGTGGACCGACTTCGCGTTATACGGCGCGGATCCCGACACGCTTGCCGAGTCCATTGGCGCGGCGCGCCGGGTGATGCTCGACTTCCGCGGCCTGATCCAGATGAACTGGCCGCACGACACCCAGGACTCGCCGCGCGACTTCACCCCTGACGATTCCATCGCGTTGCACCGCCGGGCCCGCGCCTGGCTCGAAAGCGAACTCGCGAGGCCGTTCGACGGCAAGACGATCGTCGTCACGCATCATGCGCCGCATCGGCTGAGTCTGGCCAAGCGCTATGCGGAAGACCTCGTGTCGGCCGGTTTCGTCAATCATTTGCCGGAACTGGTGCGCTCGCCCGTTGCACTGTGGATTCACGGGCATACGCATACGCCGTTCGATTACACCGTGAACGGCACGCGCGTGATCTGCAATCCACGCGGCTATCTCGACCGGCGCACCCGTCGGCTGGAGAATCCGCAGTTCGCGTGGGATAAGGTCGTCGAGATATAG
- a CDS encoding SOS response-associated peptidase, producing MCGRISQYRDPHLYAQQLGLTDPLMLFDAADRRPGYNLAPGTHPLAIYPDQTLHAIHWGYCPDWAREQHLPQTINARAETAPHTRYFKDLWKTGRVLVPADGWFEWRMEAAPGTSNGDNMGEAGATVRQPYYVHLKSDVPMYLAALSSVRGTEPQTEGMGLVIVTATADAGLIDVHGRRPLVFAPEAARRWLDPALQFGELEQLARSTCLPAARFRWHRVGPEVDRTLKDEPGLIEALH from the coding sequence ATGTGTGGTCGAATCAGCCAGTACCGCGATCCGCATCTGTACGCACAGCAGCTCGGCCTCACCGACCCGCTTATGCTGTTCGACGCCGCCGACCGCCGCCCCGGCTACAACCTCGCGCCGGGGACCCACCCGCTGGCCATTTACCCGGACCAAACGCTGCACGCGATCCACTGGGGTTATTGCCCGGATTGGGCACGCGAGCAGCATCTGCCGCAAACGATCAACGCGCGCGCCGAAACCGCGCCGCATACGCGCTACTTCAAAGACCTGTGGAAAACTGGACGGGTATTGGTGCCGGCGGACGGCTGGTTCGAATGGCGCATGGAAGCGGCGCCCGGAACATCAAACGGGGACAACATGGGAGAAGCCGGCGCAACGGTCCGCCAGCCCTACTACGTGCATCTGAAAAGCGACGTACCGATGTACCTTGCGGCCTTATCGAGCGTACGTGGCACCGAACCGCAAACTGAAGGCATGGGATTGGTGATCGTGACGGCCACCGCAGATGCGGGCCTGATCGACGTGCACGGTCGACGCCCGCTGGTGTTCGCGCCGGAGGCGGCGCGCCGCTGGCTGGACCCGGCGCTGCAGTTCGGCGAGCTCGAGCAGCTAGCACGCAGCACCTGCCTACCCGCCGCGCGCTTTCGCTGGCACCGGGTGGGCCCGGAGGTAGACCGCACGCTCAAAGACGAACCAGGTCTGATCGAAGCGCTGCACTGA
- a CDS encoding LysR family transcriptional regulator: MDTLQNMRVFVRVVEAGSFTGAAQHLNTTTAYASRAVSDLEAHLRTRLLNRTTRRIALTEAGERYLQRCEQILAYVDQAEAEASDAHARPSGKLKVHAMTSFGQHYVVPAAGRYQERYPDVHIELTLAQRMPDLLDEGFDVSLTLATGLPDSGLVSQRLGSAFSIACASPAYLERHGVPQTPADLAHHTCLQLVTPVFPPDKWTFDGPNGEETVALGPATFQVNVAEAMGVAVSNGMGVGLMPIYSAISGLRSGDLVWLLPAYTSQEMNLYALYPSRQYLDAKIRTWVEFLRDELPATLAVDQEELRQFARS; this comes from the coding sequence ATGGATACGCTTCAAAACATGCGCGTATTTGTCCGCGTCGTCGAAGCGGGCAGCTTCACGGGTGCCGCGCAGCATCTGAACACGACCACGGCGTACGCGTCGCGCGCAGTTTCCGACCTGGAAGCGCACCTGCGCACGCGTCTTTTGAACCGCACCACGCGCCGTATCGCGTTGACTGAGGCGGGTGAGCGCTATCTGCAGCGCTGCGAGCAGATCCTTGCGTACGTGGATCAGGCGGAAGCGGAGGCCAGCGACGCCCACGCGCGTCCATCCGGCAAGCTCAAGGTCCACGCGATGACGAGCTTCGGCCAGCACTATGTGGTGCCGGCGGCGGGCCGCTATCAGGAGCGCTATCCGGACGTGCATATCGAACTGACGCTCGCGCAGCGCATGCCCGATCTGCTCGACGAGGGTTTCGACGTATCGCTGACGCTGGCGACCGGCCTGCCGGATTCGGGGCTGGTGTCGCAGCGGCTGGGCAGCGCGTTCAGCATCGCGTGCGCGTCGCCGGCTTATCTGGAGCGGCACGGTGTGCCGCAAACGCCCGCGGACCTCGCGCACCACACTTGCCTGCAATTGGTCACACCGGTGTTCCCGCCCGACAAATGGACCTTCGACGGCCCGAACGGCGAGGAAACCGTCGCCCTTGGCCCGGCCACCTTCCAGGTGAACGTCGCCGAAGCCATGGGGGTGGCGGTGTCCAACGGCATGGGGGTCGGACTGATGCCGATCTATTCGGCGATTAGTGGTCTGCGTAGCGGCGACCTCGTGTGGCTGTTGCCGGCATACACATCGCAGGAAATGAATCTGTACGCGTTGTATCCGTCCCGGCAGTATCTGGACGCGAAAATTCGCACCTGGGTCGAATTCCTGCGCGACGAACTGCCCGCCACGCTGGCCGTCGATCAAGAGGAGTTGCGCCAGTTCGCGCGCAGCTGA
- a CDS encoding efflux transporter outer membrane subunit gives MQSPVQKGIAAAAVLTILLTIAGCASTGGIAPQDRGIEPSSLDAGNAIRAANADAKWPATDWWRAYNDPQLNEWVEAAQAGNPSLAAAQARVREAMSMAGVARSALSPQVNGSLSIQRQKWADNVFYGPGPLAGEQSWNNTGTLDLSYNLDLWGKDKNAAERALDAAHASAADFRAAQLELEGNVVRTYIELSMNYALLDIAKSTLQQQQQIVDLANRRLKGGIGTQLDVSQAETPVPEYERQIDAIEEKIALGRNQMAALAGKGPGAGDAIQRPTLSLDNAPAALPGALPADLIGHRPDVVAARWTVAAQARGIDVAKADFYPDINLLASIGGYAAMGPLFQFLKNPSHSWSAGPALSLPILDGGRLRSQLGAASAGYDEAVDRYNQSIVGALKDISDQVIRIRSLATQAQDADRSVAAARKNYDLAREGYRRGLTDYLNVLIAQNQLLHAQEGVAKIQAERLGAHASLVTALGGGLDEPANGPKANETLPAHGKGNASAASSTAAASPSHPSVNASASAAE, from the coding sequence GTGCAGTCTCCGGTACAGAAAGGGATCGCCGCAGCCGCGGTTCTCACGATCCTATTAACAATCGCAGGTTGTGCCAGTACCGGAGGCATCGCGCCGCAGGACCGCGGAATCGAGCCCTCCTCGCTCGATGCAGGCAACGCCATCCGGGCCGCCAACGCGGACGCCAAATGGCCGGCCACCGACTGGTGGCGCGCGTATAACGATCCGCAGCTCAATGAGTGGGTCGAAGCCGCGCAGGCGGGCAATCCGAGTCTCGCTGCCGCCCAGGCGCGCGTACGCGAAGCCATGTCGATGGCGGGCGTCGCCCGTTCGGCGCTCTCGCCGCAAGTGAACGGCAGCCTGTCGATCCAGCGTCAGAAATGGGCCGACAACGTCTTTTACGGCCCAGGCCCGCTCGCGGGCGAGCAGTCGTGGAACAACACCGGCACGCTGGATCTGTCGTACAACCTCGACCTCTGGGGCAAGGACAAGAACGCCGCCGAACGCGCGCTCGACGCCGCCCATGCGAGCGCGGCGGACTTCCGCGCGGCCCAGCTCGAACTGGAAGGCAACGTGGTGCGCACGTACATCGAGCTGTCGATGAACTACGCGCTGCTCGATATCGCCAAATCCACGCTGCAGCAGCAGCAGCAGATCGTCGACCTGGCGAACCGGCGTCTGAAAGGCGGCATCGGCACGCAGCTCGATGTGAGCCAGGCCGAAACGCCGGTACCGGAATACGAGCGCCAGATCGATGCGATCGAGGAAAAGATCGCCCTCGGCCGCAATCAGATGGCCGCGCTGGCCGGCAAGGGTCCGGGCGCGGGCGACGCGATCCAGCGCCCGACGCTCTCGCTCGACAACGCACCCGCCGCTCTGCCAGGCGCGCTGCCCGCGGATCTGATCGGCCATCGGCCGGACGTGGTCGCGGCGCGCTGGACGGTCGCGGCGCAAGCGCGCGGCATCGACGTCGCCAAGGCTGACTTCTATCCGGACATCAACCTGCTGGCGTCGATCGGCGGATATGCCGCAATGGGGCCGCTGTTCCAGTTCCTGAAGAACCCGTCGCATAGCTGGAGCGCGGGTCCGGCGCTGTCGCTGCCGATCCTGGACGGCGGACGTCTGCGCTCGCAGCTCGGCGCGGCGTCGGCAGGCTACGACGAGGCGGTCGATCGCTATAACCAGTCGATCGTCGGCGCGCTGAAGGACATCTCCGATCAGGTGATCCGGATCCGTTCACTCGCAACCCAGGCGCAAGACGCCGACCGTTCGGTCGCAGCAGCTCGCAAGAACTACGATCTGGCGCGCGAAGGGTATCGGCGCGGTTTGACCGACTATCTGAATGTCCTGATCGCGCAAAACCAGTTGTTGCACGCACAGGAAGGCGTCGCGAAGATTCAGGCCGAGCGCCTCGGCGCGCATGCATCGCTGGTCACGGCTTTGGGCGGTGGACTCGACGAGCCGGCCAATGGTCCGAAGGCGAACGAGACGTTGCCGGCGCATGGGAAGGGCAACGCCTCGGCAGCCAGTTCGACCGCCGCGGCGAGCC